A region of Toxorhynchites rutilus septentrionalis strain SRP chromosome 1, ASM2978413v1, whole genome shotgun sequence DNA encodes the following proteins:
- the LOC129761093 gene encoding uncharacterized protein LOC129761093, with amino-acid sequence MIQEATESCHWNHVSGTSNPADPLSRGVNPIDLKQLPIWWNGPNWLSLPPSDLSVNEMPSLDPHWMSEAKTNVTMIATLKSNFSDKLFSRYSCFSKLRRSIAYWMRYFRALKAAVKKTTIEPFETLTTDDLRDADIALSRLAQRESFPEEMSNLISGERIPTSSALKWLQPKVSKEGVIPVGGRLGNAPVSEDVKFPIILSSKHRLSVLLAKYYHHMLLHAGPPFFDSPEILDHRWPKLSSPHVPPMSHVLPQQTHPGAAEYPDLPTTRVTPTRPFAVCGIDYCGPVYIKSPVRNRTPTKAYIAIFVCFATRAVHIDLVSDMSTPAFMAALRRFVSRSGKMKEIHSDNGTAFKGAANELHRLYAMLKSNQTERKQILDWCAENEIIWRFIPPRAPRFGGLWEAAVKSAKYHLLREIGNVNVGYEDMYLEVLTPGHFLIGASFQAVPENNLCDIPDNRLTHFELAQKRFQRIWSRWAPEYLQQLQSRVTRSQPPVTIKPGAVVVIKDDNLPPIQWPLGRITKVHPGKDGVVRVVTLKTASSEAIVRPVAKIALLPTAENHHPDPEK; translated from the exons ATGATTCAAGAAGCTACAGAATCCTGCCACTGGAACCATGTTTCCGGAACATCCAATCCCGCTGATCCCCTCTCTCGTGGCGTCAATCCAATCGATCTCAAACAACTTCCCATTTGGTGGAACGGTCCGAACTGGTTATCCCTGCCACCATCCGATTTGTCTGTTAACGAAATGCCATCCCTTGACCCACATTGGATGTCGGAGGCCAAAACCAACGTAACCATGATAGCCACACTCAAGTCCAACTTTTCCGATAAATTATTCAGCCGATACTCCTGCTTCAGCAAACTTCGTCGATCTATTGCATACTGGATGCGATATTTCCGTGCCCTGAAAGCCGCCGTCAAGAAGaccaccatcgaacctttcgaGACCTTAACAACTGACGACCTCCGTGATGCAGACATCGCCCTTTCTCGGCTAGCCCAGCGCGAATCATTTCCAGAAGAAATGTCCAATCTTATATCCGGGGAACGTATTCCTACATCGTCAGCATTGAAGTGGTTGCAACCGAAAGTCAGCAAGGAAGGTGTCATCCCAGTTGGTGGAAGACTCGGCAACGCCCCCGTGTCCGAAGATGTAAAGTTCCCAATTATCCTTTCGTCGAAGCACCGGTTATCCGTCCTGCTAGCCAAGTACTACCACCATATGCTGCTCCACGCCGGTCCCCCTTTCTTCGATTCGCCAGAAATTCTGGATCATCGGTGGCCGAAACTTAGTTCGCCGCACGTACCACCAATGTCACACGTGCTTCCGCAACAAACCCACCCTGGTGCAGCAGAGTATCCCGACCTGCCTACAACAAGAGTGACTCCGACCAGACCATTCGCCGTATGCGGTATTGATTACTGCGGTCCCGTATATATCAAATCTCCGGTGCGTAACCGGACTCCTACTAAAGCGTACATCGCAATATTTGTATGCTTCGCTACACGTGCCGTCCATATCGACCTTGTATCTGATATGTCAACTCCGGCTTTTATGGCCGCTCTCCGCCGTTTCGTCTCCCGCAGTGGAAAGATGAAGGAAATCCACAGCGACAACGGCACCGCCTTCAAGGGCGCAGCAAACGAACTGCACAGACTCTACGCCATGTTAAAATCCAACCAAACCGAACGAAAGCAGATCCTCGACTGGTGTGCAGAGAACGAGATTATCTGGCGTTTCATCCCTCCGCGAGCACCACGCTTTGGAGGGCTGTGGGAAGCAGCCGTTAAATCAGCTAAGTATCACCTGTTACGTGAAATCGGCAATGTAAACGTTGGCTACGAGGACATGT ACCTGGAAGTCTTAACTCCAGGACATTTCCTGATTGGAGCCAGTTTCCAAGCCGTTCCAGAAAACAACTTGTGCGACATTCCGGATAATCGTCTGACGCACTTTGAGCTCGCTCAGAAGCGATTCCAACGAATCTGGTCCAGATGGGCACCAGAATACCTCCAGCAACTCCAGTCACGCGTTACAAGGTCCCAGCCACCAGTAACCATCAAACCAGGTGCCGTCGTGGTAATCAAAGACGACAATCTACCACCAATACAATGGCCGCTCGGAAGGATCACTAAGGTTCATCCGGGCAAAGACGGAGTGGTACGTGTCGTCACCCTGAAGACTGCATCATCCGAAGCAATCGTCAGACCTGTGGCGAAGATTGCGCTATTACCAACAGCAGAAAATCATCATCCGGATCCTGAAAAATGA